Proteins encoded by one window of Rouxiella chamberiensis:
- a CDS encoding DUF1176 domain-containing protein encodes MIPNWIAAPLLLLVTLMTHYAHADPLQRIYNDWQVSCDNLNRCSARSSQDSQGLVLQLTREAGPEGRASVSIDFQRNNDEQSSDVAIANRLLLNGKALTFNRREWDVSKKHIASINRVVVNEFVSTIRDGSSIQLGGKLEASQTTHPAISLNGLKAALLAIDEQQSRVGTKTAWGSHGSKAANTVPAAPPVPELPRFSEPHPLSESEISAITQNTASNIENNDCSLDPSEREVHLFPLSNDKALMTVNCDMGAYNLYVLGYIVSRQAPYKADNLVLEMPFKSGEDDQPPELINADFDEKSGVLSTFDKGRGLGDCGVSSKWVFDGKAFRLAAYASEPSCDGYSRSGQWPVLWVTK; translated from the coding sequence ATGATACCCAACTGGATAGCCGCACCGCTGCTGTTATTGGTCACCTTGATGACCCACTACGCGCACGCCGACCCGCTACAGAGAATTTACAATGACTGGCAGGTAAGTTGCGACAATTTAAACCGCTGTTCGGCGAGAAGTTCGCAGGACAGTCAGGGGTTGGTGCTGCAGTTGACCCGCGAGGCGGGGCCGGAAGGCAGAGCCAGCGTCAGCATCGATTTCCAGCGCAACAACGATGAGCAGAGTTCGGACGTGGCTATTGCCAACCGCCTGCTGCTCAACGGAAAAGCGCTGACTTTCAATCGCCGCGAATGGGATGTCAGCAAGAAACATATCGCCAGCATCAATCGGGTTGTGGTCAACGAGTTTGTCAGTACGATTCGCGACGGCAGCAGTATTCAGCTTGGCGGCAAGCTTGAGGCTTCGCAGACCACGCACCCGGCCATTTCCTTGAATGGTCTGAAAGCCGCACTGCTGGCCATTGATGAACAGCAGTCGCGCGTGGGCACCAAAACCGCCTGGGGCAGCCACGGCAGCAAGGCGGCCAATACGGTTCCTGCGGCTCCGCCAGTCCCGGAATTACCGCGTTTCAGCGAGCCGCATCCGCTGTCTGAAAGCGAAATCTCCGCCATCACACAAAATACCGCCAGCAATATCGAAAACAACGATTGCAGCCTTGACCCTTCAGAGCGCGAAGTGCACCTCTTTCCGCTCAGCAACGACAAGGCGCTGATGACGGTCAACTGTGATATGGGGGCCTATAACCTCTATGTGCTGGGCTACATCGTCTCCCGCCAGGCCCCGTATAAAGCCGACAACCTGGTGCTCGAGATGCCGTTTAAATCCGGTGAGGACGATCAGCCGCCCGAGCTTATCAACGCCGATTTCGACGAGAAAAGCGGGGTTCTTTCCACCTTCGACAAGGGGCGCGGACTCGGAGACTGCGGCGTATCGTCTAAATGGGTCTTCGATGGCAAAGCCTTCAGGCTGGCCGCCTATGCCTCGGAGCCGAGTTGTGATGGCTACAGCCGCAGCGGCCAATGGCCGGTATTGTGGGTTACGAAATAG
- the tkt gene encoding transketolase: MSSRKELANAIRALSMDAVQKANSGHPGAPMGMADIAEVLWRDYMNHNPTNPHWADRDRFVLSNGHGSMLIYSLLHLTGYDLPIGELANFRQLHSKTPGHPEYGYTPGVETTTGPLGQGIANAVGFAIAERTLAAQFNREGHDIVNHHTYAFMGDGCMMEGISHEVCSLAGTMKLGKLTAFYDDNGISIDGHVEGWFSDDTAARFEAYGWHVVRGVDGHNPDAIKAAIEESHQVTDRPTLILCKTIIGFGSPNKAGSHEVHGAALGADEVAATRKAIGWNHAPFDIPADIYAQWDAKEAGKAKESAWNDKFAAYAKAHPELAAEFERRMAGELPADWEAQSQKFIEELQAKPANIASRKASQNALEAFGKILPEFLGGSADLAPSNLTMWSGSKSIGDDAAGNYIHYGVREFGMTAISNGIALHGGFLPYTATFLMFVEYARNAVRMAALMKIRNVFVYTHDSIGLGEDGPTHQPVEQLASLRVTPNMSLWRPADQVESAIAWKYAIERNDGPTTLIFSRQNLTQQPRSAEQLANVARGGYVLKDCEGTPEVILIATGSEVGITVEAADKLAAAGTRVRVVSLPSTDAFDAQDEAYRESVLPKAVSARVAVEAGIADYWYKYVGLNGAIVGMTTFGESAPADLLFKEFGFTVDNVVAKAQSLLK; this comes from the coding sequence ATGTCCTCTCGTAAAGAGCTTGCGAACGCTATCCGCGCACTCAGCATGGACGCCGTGCAGAAAGCGAATTCCGGCCACCCCGGCGCCCCGATGGGGATGGCCGACATCGCCGAAGTCCTGTGGCGCGACTACATGAACCACAACCCGACCAACCCGCACTGGGCCGACCGCGACCGCTTCGTCCTCTCCAACGGTCACGGCTCCATGCTGATTTACAGCCTGCTGCACCTCACCGGCTACGACCTGCCGATTGGCGAACTGGCCAACTTCCGCCAGCTGCACTCCAAAACCCCGGGCCACCCGGAGTACGGCTACACGCCGGGCGTCGAGACCACCACCGGCCCGCTGGGCCAGGGTATCGCCAACGCCGTGGGCTTCGCCATCGCCGAGCGCACGCTGGCCGCGCAGTTCAACCGCGAAGGCCATGACATCGTCAACCACCACACCTACGCCTTCATGGGCGACGGCTGCATGATGGAGGGTATCTCCCACGAGGTCTGCTCGCTGGCCGGCACCATGAAGCTCGGCAAGCTGACCGCGTTCTACGATGACAACGGCATCTCCATCGACGGCCACGTGGAAGGCTGGTTCAGCGACGACACCGCGGCGCGCTTCGAGGCCTACGGCTGGCACGTGGTGCGCGGCGTCGACGGGCACAACCCGGACGCCATCAAGGCGGCCATCGAGGAGTCCCACCAGGTCACCGACCGTCCGACCCTCATCCTGTGCAAGACCATCATCGGCTTCGGCTCGCCGAACAAGGCCGGGTCGCACGAGGTGCACGGCGCGGCGCTGGGCGCCGACGAAGTGGCGGCCACCCGCAAGGCGATTGGCTGGAACCACGCGCCGTTCGACATCCCTGCCGACATCTACGCCCAGTGGGACGCGAAGGAAGCGGGCAAGGCCAAGGAGTCCGCCTGGAACGACAAGTTCGCGGCCTACGCCAAGGCGCACCCCGAGCTGGCGGCCGAGTTCGAACGCCGCATGGCGGGCGAGCTGCCTGCCGACTGGGAGGCGCAGTCGCAGAAGTTCATCGAGGAGCTGCAGGCCAAGCCGGCCAACATCGCCAGCCGCAAGGCGTCGCAGAACGCGCTGGAAGCCTTCGGCAAAATCCTGCCGGAGTTCCTGGGCGGCTCCGCCGACCTGGCGCCGAGCAACCTGACCATGTGGTCCGGCTCGAAGTCCATCGGCGACGACGCGGCGGGTAACTACATCCACTACGGCGTGCGCGAGTTCGGCATGACCGCCATCAGCAACGGCATCGCCCTGCACGGCGGCTTCCTGCCGTACACCGCGACCTTCCTGATGTTCGTGGAATACGCGCGCAACGCCGTGCGCATGGCGGCGCTGATGAAAATCCGCAACGTGTTCGTCTACACCCACGACTCCATCGGTCTGGGCGAGGACGGCCCGACGCACCAGCCGGTCGAGCAGCTGGCGAGCCTGCGCGTGACGCCGAACATGAGCCTGTGGCGTCCGGCCGACCAGGTCGAGTCCGCGATTGCGTGGAAGTACGCCATCGAGCGCAACGACGGCCCGACGACGCTGATTTTCTCGCGCCAGAACCTGACCCAGCAGCCGCGCAGCGCCGAACAGCTGGCCAACGTGGCCCGCGGCGGCTACGTGCTGAAGGACTGCGAGGGCACGCCGGAGGTTATCCTGATTGCCACCGGCTCCGAGGTGGGTATCACCGTGGAGGCGGCGGACAAGCTGGCCGCGGCGGGCACCCGCGTGCGCGTGGTGTCGCTGCCGTCGACCGACGCGTTTGACGCGCAGGACGAGGCGTACCGCGAGTCCGTGCTGCCGAAGGCGGTGTCGGCGCGCGTGGCGGTGGAAGCGGGCATTGCGGACTACTGGTACAAGTACGTGGGCCTGAACGGCGCGATTGTGGGCATGACCACCTTCGGCGAGTCGGCGCCGGCGGACCTGCTGTTCAAAGAGTTCGGCTTCACGGTCGACAACGTGGTGGCGAAGGCGCAGTCCCTGCTGAAATAA
- the tal gene encoding transaldolase, translating into MNQLDALKQLTTVVADSGDIESIRHFEPQDATTNPSLILKAADLPQYQSLIQEALDYARRQGGSKETQIINASDKLAVNIGLEILKSVPGRISTEVDARLSFDRGMCVAKARKLIGMYQEHGIEKSRILIKLASTWEGIKAAEELEREGINCNLTLLFSFAQARACAEAGVYLISPFVGRIYDWYQAKEPNAAYDVAKDPGVKSVSDIYKYYKEHRYQTVIMGASFRKVDQILALAGCDRLTISPNLLEELKNSDAPVERKLTPSTEAYHQPAPLAEEEFRWQHNQDPMAVEKLSEGIRTFAVDQQKLEDMLAAQL; encoded by the coding sequence ATGAACCAGTTAGACGCACTTAAACAGCTAACGACCGTCGTTGCGGACAGTGGTGATATTGAATCCATCCGCCATTTCGAACCGCAGGACGCGACCACCAACCCTTCACTGATTCTCAAAGCCGCCGACCTTCCTCAATACCAGTCACTGATTCAAGAAGCGCTGGACTACGCCCGCCGACAGGGTGGCAGCAAGGAAACCCAGATTATCAATGCTTCCGACAAACTGGCGGTGAACATTGGTCTCGAGATCCTCAAAAGCGTACCGGGCCGCATTTCGACCGAAGTCGATGCCCGTCTGTCCTTTGACCGTGGCATGTGTGTGGCGAAAGCCCGCAAGCTTATCGGCATGTATCAGGAACACGGCATCGAGAAGTCACGTATTCTCATCAAGCTGGCCTCGACCTGGGAAGGCATCAAGGCTGCCGAAGAACTCGAGCGCGAAGGCATCAACTGTAACCTGACCCTTCTGTTCTCCTTTGCCCAGGCCCGTGCCTGCGCCGAAGCCGGTGTCTACCTGATTTCACCTTTCGTTGGCCGTATCTACGACTGGTATCAGGCCAAAGAGCCGAACGCGGCCTATGACGTGGCAAAAGATCCGGGCGTGAAGTCCGTGTCCGACATCTACAAGTACTATAAAGAACACCGCTACCAGACCGTGATCATGGGTGCGAGCTTCCGTAAAGTGGATCAAATTCTGGCGCTGGCCGGATGTGACCGTTTGACCATCTCTCCGAACCTGCTGGAAGAGTTGAAAAACAGCGATGCGCCGGTTGAACGCAAGCTGACCCCGTCCACTGAAGCCTACCATCAGCCAGCTCCGCTGGCCGAAGAAGAGTTCCGCTGGCAGCATAACCAAGACCCGATGGCGGTTGAAAAACTGTCCGAAGGTATCCGCACGTTCGCTGTCGACCAGCAGAAGCTGGAAGATATGCTTGCCGCTCAACTGTAA
- the rpiB gene encoding ribose 5-phosphate isomerase B, protein MLPIAIGADDAAIELKNIVKAYIQQQGLEVADYSQDANNPLYPDIAFTVASAVKEGKFERGILLCGTGIGMSIVANKVPGIRAAQCHDTYSAERARKSNNAQIMTLGARVIGPELAKSIVAAWLASEFEGGGSTSKVEKIGYYEGLKSA, encoded by the coding sequence ATGTTACCTATTGCGATTGGCGCCGATGATGCGGCGATTGAACTGAAAAATATCGTGAAAGCCTATATTCAGCAGCAGGGTCTGGAAGTGGCGGATTACAGCCAGGATGCCAACAACCCGCTGTATCCGGACATCGCTTTCACCGTGGCGAGTGCAGTAAAGGAAGGAAAGTTTGAACGCGGCATTCTGCTGTGCGGCACAGGCATTGGCATGAGCATTGTGGCGAACAAGGTGCCGGGCATTCGCGCTGCACAATGTCATGACACCTACTCCGCCGAACGCGCACGCAAGAGCAACAATGCGCAGATAATGACACTGGGCGCACGGGTTATCGGCCCTGAACTGGCCAAGTCGATTGTGGCAGCCTGGCTTGCTTCCGAATTCGAAGGCGGCGGTTCTACCAGCAAAGTCGAGAAGATTGGCTATTATGAAGGATTGAAAAGCGCGTAA
- a CDS encoding dihydroxyacetone kinase family protein, whose amino-acid sequence MTYLFNKPSAFANELIEGFVAAHAAKVRQVPGGVVRSTRSKPGTVAVVIGGGSGHYPAFAGLVGQGMAHGAAMGNLFASPSAQQICTVARAANNGGGVLLTFGNYAGDVLHFGLAKDRLIAEGIPCEIVLVTDDISSASKAEREKRRGVAGDLVVFKAAAVAAEKGLPLAEVTRIARLANQRIRSFGVAFSGCTLPGADHPLFSVPQGKMALGMGIHGEPGIGESDIPTADELAEVLVKSLLDELPDDVANARGQRAGVILNGLGSVKYEELFVVYRRIAQLLSEAGIEAVDAEVGEFVTSFNMAGASLTLFWLDDELEPLWRAPADAPAFRKGSVIAAEPLEAQKIDEALVVKVPTATDASKKAAQCLVGVLNTLAQTIVTHADELGRIDAVAGDGDHGIGMERGALAAAEKAAEMQLRGAGAGTLLQQSADAWADRAGGTSGALWGMALNALGTVFGDEKYPDAKSVAEGVRKAKEGIMHFGKAKVGDKTLVDVLVPFSDTLSARVQAGDDFAIAWELAALEADTQAKATAHLRPKMGRARPLAEKSLGTPDAGAVSLALIVNALLPLFGGQSAASTKSREEQV is encoded by the coding sequence ATGACCTATTTATTCAATAAACCCTCAGCGTTTGCCAATGAGCTGATTGAAGGATTCGTCGCGGCGCATGCTGCGAAAGTTCGGCAGGTGCCGGGCGGGGTCGTGCGTAGCACCCGCAGTAAACCTGGCACCGTCGCCGTGGTGATCGGAGGGGGATCAGGTCATTATCCGGCCTTTGCCGGGCTGGTTGGGCAGGGTATGGCGCACGGCGCGGCGATGGGCAACCTGTTTGCATCGCCTTCCGCCCAGCAAATCTGCACGGTGGCGCGCGCGGCCAACAACGGCGGCGGCGTGCTGCTGACCTTCGGCAACTATGCCGGAGATGTGCTGCACTTCGGTCTGGCAAAAGATCGCCTGATTGCCGAAGGCATTCCCTGTGAAATCGTGCTGGTTACCGATGATATTTCCAGCGCCAGCAAGGCCGAGCGCGAGAAAAGACGCGGCGTGGCGGGGGATTTGGTGGTGTTTAAAGCCGCCGCCGTTGCCGCCGAAAAAGGGCTGCCGCTTGCCGAGGTGACGCGCATTGCTCGTCTGGCCAACCAGCGTATCCGCTCGTTCGGCGTGGCGTTCAGCGGCTGTACGCTGCCGGGCGCGGATCACCCGCTGTTTAGCGTTCCGCAGGGCAAGATGGCGCTCGGCATGGGGATCCACGGCGAGCCGGGCATTGGCGAATCGGATATCCCGACGGCCGATGAGCTGGCCGAAGTCTTGGTTAAAAGTCTGCTTGATGAACTGCCGGATGACGTCGCCAACGCCAGGGGGCAACGTGCCGGTGTCATTCTCAACGGCCTGGGCTCGGTAAAGTATGAAGAGCTGTTTGTGGTTTATCGTCGCATTGCCCAGCTGTTGAGTGAAGCGGGCATTGAGGCGGTCGACGCCGAAGTCGGTGAATTCGTCACCAGCTTTAATATGGCGGGCGCATCGCTGACGCTGTTCTGGCTCGACGACGAGCTGGAACCGCTGTGGCGTGCCCCGGCCGATGCACCGGCTTTTCGCAAGGGATCGGTGATTGCCGCCGAACCGCTGGAAGCCCAAAAAATTGACGAGGCGCTGGTGGTGAAGGTGCCGACGGCGACTGACGCGTCTAAAAAAGCCGCGCAGTGTCTGGTCGGCGTGCTGAATACGCTGGCGCAAACCATCGTGACGCATGCCGATGAACTGGGGCGTATCGATGCCGTTGCCGGAGACGGCGACCACGGCATCGGTATGGAACGCGGAGCGCTGGCGGCAGCGGAAAAAGCGGCCGAGATGCAGTTGCGCGGCGCAGGTGCCGGCACCTTGCTGCAACAGTCGGCCGATGCCTGGGCCGACCGCGCAGGGGGCACCTCCGGGGCGCTCTGGGGCATGGCGCTCAATGCGCTGGGCACCGTGTTTGGCGACGAAAAATATCCCGATGCGAAAAGTGTGGCCGAAGGCGTGCGCAAAGCCAAAGAGGGCATCATGCACTTCGGTAAGGCCAAGGTCGGCGACAAGACGCTGGTCGACGTGCTGGTTCCATTCAGCGACACGTTGAGTGCCCGCGTGCAGGCCGGTGACGATTTCGCCATCGCGTGGGAGTTGGCGGCGCTTGAAGCCGATACGCAGGCCAAGGCCACCGCGCATCTGCGACCAAAAATGGGCCGCGCCCGTCCGCTGGCCGAGAAAAGCCTCGGCACGCCGGACGCCGGTGCCGTCTCGCTGGCCTTGATAGTCAACGCTTTACTGCCGCTGTTTGGCGGTCAATCCGCCGCCAGCACCAAGTCGCGCGAGGAGCAGGTGTGA
- a CDS encoding triose-phosphate isomerase family protein has translation MKPQLTLGVSLKMYFGYQQTLEWSRQIADIVRRHPVIREGQVELFVFPSLPAIAGTLEAFRGTSVSVGAQNMFWEDAGAYTGEVSGTMLREMGCGYVEIGHAERRRYFSETDKQIADKTTAALRNALIPVICIGEAQRCTAAQAIEQAVDQAQQALAPAEKQGLHGDAILAYEPQWAIGAKEPASADFIGEVCEGLAARLAENAHGARRVIYGGSAGPGLLTQLGSRTGGLFLGRFSHQPAAYKAILDEAFTLLLSPANRS, from the coding sequence ATGAAACCGCAACTGACGCTGGGGGTGAGCCTCAAAATGTATTTTGGCTATCAGCAGACGCTGGAGTGGTCTCGTCAGATTGCCGATATCGTCCGCCGCCATCCCGTTATCCGCGAAGGGCAGGTCGAGCTGTTTGTGTTTCCTTCGCTGCCCGCGATTGCGGGCACGCTTGAAGCTTTTCGCGGCACGTCGGTCAGCGTGGGCGCTCAGAACATGTTCTGGGAAGATGCAGGCGCGTACACCGGTGAAGTGAGCGGCACGATGCTGCGCGAGATGGGCTGCGGATATGTCGAAATTGGCCATGCCGAGCGCCGCCGCTATTTTTCCGAAACGGACAAACAGATTGCCGACAAGACCACGGCTGCATTGCGAAACGCCTTGATTCCGGTGATTTGCATCGGCGAAGCCCAGCGCTGTACCGCGGCGCAGGCCATTGAACAGGCCGTCGATCAGGCGCAGCAGGCGCTGGCACCCGCCGAGAAACAGGGGCTGCACGGCGACGCTATTCTGGCCTACGAGCCGCAGTGGGCCATCGGGGCAAAAGAGCCTGCCTCCGCCGATTTTATCGGCGAAGTCTGTGAAGGGCTGGCGGCGCGGCTTGCTGAAAATGCCCACGGCGCGCGTCGGGTGATTTACGGCGGCAGCGCCGGTCCGGGCTTGCTGACACAACTCGGCAGTCGCACGGGCGGGCTGTTCCTCGGGCGCTTCTCGCATCAACCGGCCGCCTACAAAGCGATTCTCGACGAAGCCTTTACGCTTTTACTTTCCCCGGCCAACAGGAGCTGA
- a CDS encoding sugar phosphate isomerase/epimerase family protein: protein MAIGLSTYAYFWRLSERVPAPMGLDAMLENTAELGGKVFQICDYAPIERLSADELEKFRQRAEALGVVLELGTRGLKADHLGRYLQLARALDANILRSMFNSPDSRPTLAEAKQQLAQILPAFEHSEVALCIETYEQVRTADNLALVKHFNSPWLGICLDPANCVAALEMPKEVISSTAPYVLNLHVKDFAFSRRDGWVGFTYAGCPMGEGLLDYDAMIAEVRPDARGVNQIIEHWLPWQEDAAATCEMEDAWTRHNLDFLLARQAAQ from the coding sequence ATGGCGATTGGACTTAGCACTTATGCCTATTTCTGGCGACTTTCCGAGCGAGTCCCCGCGCCAATGGGGCTGGATGCCATGCTGGAAAACACCGCTGAACTGGGCGGAAAAGTTTTTCAGATTTGTGATTACGCGCCGATTGAACGCCTGTCGGCCGACGAACTGGAAAAATTCAGACAGCGCGCAGAAGCGCTCGGCGTGGTGCTCGAACTGGGTACGCGCGGGCTGAAAGCCGATCATCTCGGCCGCTATTTGCAGCTTGCCAGGGCGCTGGACGCCAACATTCTGCGCTCGATGTTCAACAGCCCCGACTCGCGCCCGACGCTTGCCGAAGCAAAGCAACAGTTGGCGCAGATATTACCGGCGTTTGAACACAGCGAAGTGGCGCTCTGCATCGAAACCTACGAGCAGGTGCGCACCGCCGACAATCTCGCCTTGGTGAAACACTTCAACTCGCCGTGGCTGGGTATCTGTCTTGATCCCGCGAACTGCGTAGCGGCGCTGGAAATGCCGAAAGAGGTCATCAGCAGCACTGCGCCTTACGTGCTCAATCTGCACGTCAAAGATTTTGCGTTCTCGCGTCGCGACGGCTGGGTCGGCTTTACCTACGCCGGATGCCCGATGGGCGAAGGCCTGCTGGACTACGACGCGATGATTGCCGAGGTCAGGCCCGATGCGCGTGGCGTCAACCAGATTATCGAGCACTGGCTGCCGTGGCAGGAAGATGCCGCCGCGACCTGCGAGATGGAAGATGCCTGGACGCGCCACAATCTCGACTTTCTTTTAGCCCGACAGGCCGCGCAATAA
- a CDS encoding phosphogluconate dehydrogenase C-terminal domain-containing protein: protein MTTTLKTITVLGAGGKMGMRISANFQKSDYQVFYCENSPRAQEQVTALGRELSDADSVVPHSDVVILAVPDIALGAVSTAVVPKMKSGAVLLTLDPAAAYANLIAQRDDINYAVAHPCHPSVFLERYTKEEHADAFGGIAAIQHVAASYEQGSEADRAELSKVVSIMYGPVEQVHWVTVKQLAYLEPTLVETVACMVGSFMKEALDETVKSCGVPEEAAKAMLYGHIQIALAVAFRSTNPFSDACMIAMEYGREKIIKEDWKQIFEEKELDIVIARMLKIDAIKR from the coding sequence ATGACAACGACTTTGAAGACAATTACTGTACTGGGTGCCGGTGGCAAAATGGGCATGCGTATTTCTGCCAATTTCCAGAAAAGCGATTATCAGGTGTTTTACTGCGAGAATTCACCGCGTGCTCAGGAGCAGGTTACCGCGCTGGGTCGCGAGCTGTCCGACGCCGACAGCGTCGTGCCGCACAGTGATGTGGTTATTCTCGCCGTGCCGGACATTGCGCTGGGCGCCGTGTCTACCGCGGTGGTGCCGAAAATGAAATCAGGTGCCGTGCTGCTGACTCTGGACCCCGCCGCGGCCTATGCCAACCTGATTGCCCAACGCGACGACATCAACTACGCCGTGGCGCACCCGTGCCATCCTTCCGTGTTCCTTGAGCGTTACACCAAGGAAGAGCATGCGGATGCCTTTGGCGGTATCGCGGCGATTCAGCACGTTGCCGCCTCTTACGAGCAGGGCAGCGAAGCGGATCGCGCCGAATTGTCGAAAGTGGTCAGCATCATGTACGGCCCGGTCGAGCAGGTTCACTGGGTGACCGTGAAACAGCTGGCTTATCTGGAACCGACGCTTGTGGAAACCGTGGCGTGCATGGTGGGCTCGTTCATGAAAGAAGCGCTGGACGAAACCGTGAAGTCTTGCGGTGTACCGGAAGAAGCGGCCAAGGCAATGCTTTACGGCCACATTCAGATTGCGCTGGCCGTGGCCTTCCGCAGCACCAATCCGTTCTCCGACGCCTGCATGATTGCCATGGAATACGGTCGCGAGAAAATTATTAAAGAAGACTGGAAACAGATCTTTGAAGAAAAAGAGCTGGATATCGTGATTGCCCGCATGCTGAAAATCGACGCCATCAAGCGTTAA
- a CDS encoding sugar-binding transcriptional regulator, protein MEKQTVIQDNELLTEIAVAYYQDEITQEEIAKKFGISRIKVGRLLKRAKEEGIVEINVRYHPVFSTRLEQQMLERFPIKRALIALDHQDEDEQRRQVAALVSNYLASTLKDQTVVTVGQGRNVAAIADHPGSMPERQCKFICGIGGTHRPGDSINADHISRRLAKKFGGISETLYAPAYVEEKSQREAFMRNGTINETLDRARKADIALVGIGDMNENSYMVKLGWFTPHEIIDANLNQGVIGDVAGYDFFNAQGQHVDTVMNERVIGLSIDELRQIPCVIAIASENTKALAILGALRTGAIDIIATSALNIRTILNMSQ, encoded by the coding sequence ATGGAAAAGCAAACTGTCATTCAAGATAACGAACTGTTGACCGAAATTGCCGTTGCCTATTATCAGGACGAAATTACGCAGGAAGAGATCGCCAAAAAGTTCGGTATTTCACGTATCAAGGTCGGGCGGTTGCTCAAGCGGGCGAAGGAAGAGGGCATCGTCGAGATAAACGTGCGCTATCACCCCGTGTTCAGCACCCGTCTGGAACAGCAGATGCTGGAGCGGTTTCCTATCAAGCGCGCGCTGATTGCACTCGACCATCAGGATGAAGACGAACAGCGTCGTCAGGTTGCCGCGCTGGTCTCCAACTATCTGGCCTCCACGCTGAAAGACCAGACGGTGGTGACTGTCGGTCAGGGGCGCAACGTTGCGGCCATCGCCGATCATCCCGGCAGTATGCCCGAACGTCAGTGCAAGTTTATCTGCGGGATTGGCGGCACACATCGGCCCGGCGACTCTATCAATGCCGACCACATCAGCCGTCGTCTGGCGAAAAAATTTGGCGGTATCAGCGAAACGCTTTATGCCCCCGCCTATGTCGAAGAAAAATCCCAGCGCGAAGCCTTTATGCGCAACGGCACCATCAATGAAACGCTGGATCGCGCCCGCAAGGCGGATATCGCGCTGGTCGGCATCGGTGACATGAATGAAAACAGTTACATGGTGAAGCTGGGCTGGTTTACGCCGCACGAGATAATCGATGCCAACCTGAATCAGGGCGTAATCGGCGATGTTGCGGGTTATGACTTTTTCAACGCGCAGGGCCAGCACGTAGACACCGTGATGAATGAGCGGGTGATCGGGCTGAGTATCGACGAGCTGCGACAGATCCCGTGCGTGATTGCCATTGCCTCGGAAAATACCAAGGCGCTGGCGATTCTGGGTGCGCTGCGCACCGGCGCTATCGATATCATTGCGACCTCGGCGCTGAACATCCGCACCATCTTGAATATGTCGCAATAA
- a CDS encoding YaiI/YqxD family protein: MQIWVDADACPNVIKEVLFRAADRTGVMVTLVANQLIRSPPSRFLRTLRVEAGFDVADNEIVKRVEKDDLVITADIPLAAEVIEKGGVALNPRGERYTTETIRERLNMRDFMDTMRASGVQTGGPPALNQRDRQQFANELDKWLVQAKKG, from the coding sequence ATGCAAATCTGGGTCGATGCCGATGCCTGTCCTAACGTCATCAAAGAGGTCTTGTTCCGCGCCGCCGATCGCACGGGCGTGATGGTGACGCTGGTTGCAAACCAGCTGATTCGCAGCCCGCCGTCGCGGTTTTTGCGCACGCTGCGGGTGGAGGCCGGGTTTGACGTCGCCGACAACGAAATCGTCAAACGCGTCGAAAAAGATGATTTGGTGATAACCGCCGATATTCCGCTGGCGGCGGAAGTTATCGAGAAAGGCGGCGTGGCGCTGAATCCGCGCGGCGAACGTTATACGACCGAAACCATCCGCGAGCGGCTGAACATGCGCGATTTCATGGATACCATGCGCGCCAGCGGCGTGCAGACCGGCGGTCCACCGGCGTTGAACCAGCGCGATCGTCAGCAGTTTGCCAATGAACTCGACAAATGGCTGGTGCAGGCCAAAAAGGGCTAG